One Sediminicola sp. YIK13 DNA segment encodes these proteins:
- a CDS encoding TIGR00266 family protein, with protein sequence MNAHEIDYEIFGEEMQYVEIELDPQEAVVAEAGSFMMMDTDIKMDTIFGDGSNQDNGVLGKLFSAGKRLLTGESLFMTAFLNSGYGKKKVSFASPYPGKIIPIDLTEFGGRFICQKDAFLCAAKGVIIGIEFSKRLGRGLFGGEGFIMQKLEGDGLAFVHAGGTTAKKVLAVGEVLKVDTGCIIGFSKDIDYDIEFIGGIKNTVFGGEGLFYATLKGPGTVFIQSLPFSRLASRVWAAAPKGGGKDRGEGSILGGLGDILDGDNRF encoded by the coding sequence ATGAATGCACACGAAATAGACTACGAGATTTTTGGCGAAGAAATGCAATATGTGGAAATAGAATTAGATCCACAGGAAGCGGTGGTAGCAGAAGCCGGAAGCTTTATGATGATGGATACCGATATTAAAATGGATACCATTTTTGGTGATGGCTCCAATCAGGATAACGGCGTCTTAGGGAAGCTTTTTTCCGCTGGCAAGAGACTATTGACAGGGGAAAGTTTGTTTATGACGGCTTTCCTAAATAGTGGGTATGGCAAGAAAAAGGTAAGCTTTGCATCGCCCTATCCCGGGAAGATTATTCCGATTGATCTCACGGAATTTGGAGGACGCTTTATTTGCCAGAAGGATGCTTTTTTATGTGCCGCGAAAGGTGTAATTATTGGAATTGAATTTTCCAAGAGACTCGGAAGGGGCCTTTTTGGAGGTGAAGGTTTTATTATGCAGAAATTGGAAGGTGATGGTCTGGCATTTGTCCACGCCGGAGGTACCACAGCAAAAAAAGTATTGGCAGTTGGGGAAGTTTTGAAGGTAGATACAGGATGTATCATTGGATTTTCAAAAGATATTGACTACGATATTGAATTCATTGGAGGGATCAAAAACACTGTTTTTGGCGGGGAAGGCTTGTTCTATGCTACTTTAAAAGGCCCTGGAACCGTGTTTATCCAGTCCTTGCCCTTTAGCAGGTTGGCCAGTAGAGTTTGGGCAGCAGCACCAAAGGGTGGAGGTAAAGATAGAGGAGAAGGGAGTATCCTTGGAGGCCTAGGGGATATCCTGGATGGTGACAATAGATTTTGA
- a CDS encoding DUF4442 domain-containing protein gives MAITPKKFNTFTFFKLPAAWWSGVRLRYIDKEKAVASVTHKWFNQNPFNSMFWAVQGMAAELSTGAMVSDQIEDSGRKISMLVANNNANFSKKATGKITFTCKDGALIKTALDQTIATGEGQTFWMKSEGVNEDGVLVSTFNFEWTVRLKK, from the coding sequence ATGGCCATTACCCCTAAAAAGTTCAACACTTTTACTTTTTTTAAACTCCCCGCCGCGTGGTGGAGTGGAGTCCGATTACGTTATATAGACAAAGAAAAGGCTGTAGCATCTGTAACCCATAAATGGTTTAATCAGAATCCGTTCAATTCTATGTTCTGGGCCGTTCAAGGGATGGCTGCAGAACTGAGTACAGGCGCAATGGTCAGTGACCAGATAGAGGATAGTGGCAGGAAAATATCCATGTTGGTGGCCAATAACAATGCCAATTTCTCAAAAAAGGCAACTGGTAAGATCACCTTTACCTGCAAGGACGGTGCCTTGATAAAGACGGCCTTGGACCAAACCATAGCTACAGGGGAAGGTCAGACTTTTTGGATGAAATCGGAAGGTGTTAATGAAGATGGGGTGTTGGTTTCCACTTTTAATTTTGAATGGACGGTTAGGTTGAAAAAGTAA
- a CDS encoding DUF4870 domain-containing protein: MTDTLTKHERNLSAFIHASVFSRYFIPFGNIILPLILWTINKKDYKFVDFNGKQVLNFQISLLLYALVLGVLSVPFLFGAFPDIFEIDNMIFNSSKGFHWNLDGSNFNFGNRFFPFGIAALAQGALVVINIVYSILGTIRTNEGQTFKYPISINFIK, translated from the coding sequence ATGACAGACACACTGACAAAACACGAAAGAAATTTATCAGCATTTATACATGCATCTGTTTTTTCCAGGTATTTTATTCCTTTCGGAAATATCATACTTCCATTGATTCTTTGGACCATCAACAAAAAGGATTACAAATTTGTGGACTTTAATGGAAAGCAAGTTTTGAATTTTCAGATTAGTCTTCTTCTTTATGCCCTTGTTCTGGGAGTGCTATCTGTCCCCTTCTTGTTTGGTGCATTTCCAGACATATTTGAAATAGACAATATGATTTTTAATTCATCCAAAGGCTTTCATTGGAATCTGGATGGATCTAATTTCAATTTTGGAAATCGATTTTTTCCTTTCGGAATAGCTGCACTTGCGCAAGGCGCCCTGGTTGTCATCAATATCGTCTATAGCATTTTGGGGACAATACGAACCAATGAGGGACAGACATTTAAATATCCAATCAGTATTAATTTTATAAAATAA
- a CDS encoding PadR family transcriptional regulator produces the protein MNIENTKAQMRKGVLEYCILSILNGEDKYASEILETLKDAKMLVVEGTIYPLLTRLKNAGLLNYRWEESTSGPPRKYYTLTETGKMFLKELDTTWDELRKATNLVTNTKNS, from the coding sequence ATGAATATAGAAAACACAAAAGCACAAATGCGCAAAGGGGTCTTGGAGTACTGCATATTATCCATCTTGAACGGAGAGGACAAATATGCTTCTGAAATCCTGGAGACCTTAAAAGATGCTAAGATGCTGGTGGTAGAGGGTACCATTTACCCTTTACTTACACGATTAAAGAATGCAGGATTGCTTAACTACCGTTGGGAAGAAAGCACCTCTGGACCCCCACGTAAATACTACACCTTAACAGAAACAGGTAAAATGTTCCTCAAAGAATTGGACACTACCTGGGACGAACTTAGAAAAGCAACAAATCTCGTAACCAACACAAAAAATAGCTAA
- a CDS encoding PspC domain-containing protein yields the protein MNKTVNINLANILFHIDEEAYLKMSRYLEAIKRSFANTSGNDEILRDIEARIAELFQEKMETERQVITSKEVDEVINIMGQPEDYMVDEDIFEDAPTGSASKTAKVKKLYRDTDSKFIGGVCSGLEYYTGIDALWIRIIFILLAVFTGFGFIAYILLWILVPEATTTSQKLDMRGEPVNISNIERKVKEGFDDVASKVKNVDYEKMGDKVKSSGKSFADALGDIIMFFFKIIGKFIGVLLILIGATSLIAIFIGMFTVGILDMFHIPGLDFYDMVNSTDTPVWLVSLLGLFAFGIPFFFLLYLGLKILVTNLKSIGNIVKFSLLGLWLLSVIGLTILGVQQASSHAFTGSTSAKEQLYFENGLDTLMISMKASDLYEQVENGGFGGMSVAYNENGDRLLYSEDVRFDIKKSEDSLVHIRVRKDADGSSYENARQRADKINYSYAISGNNLLLDNFLTTSVESKVRDQEAYITIFVPINTIVSLNKSTEYHMGYSTENDRDVSRRDMYNYIWKMNSNGVMQCLDCPENMVGEMNRNKNGHIIIDENGVDIDIKDKNDNIKVKINEQGVQIKSDDN from the coding sequence ATGAACAAGACAGTCAACATAAATCTCGCAAATATTCTTTTTCATATTGATGAGGAAGCATACCTAAAAATGAGTCGTTACCTCGAAGCAATAAAGCGATCTTTTGCAAACACTTCCGGAAATGACGAAATTCTAAGAGATATAGAAGCTAGGATAGCAGAGCTGTTCCAGGAGAAAATGGAAACCGAGAGACAGGTAATTACTTCAAAAGAAGTGGACGAGGTCATCAATATTATGGGTCAGCCGGAAGATTATATGGTGGACGAGGATATTTTTGAAGATGCTCCCACTGGCAGTGCCAGTAAGACCGCTAAAGTTAAAAAATTATATCGCGATACAGATTCCAAATTTATCGGTGGGGTATGTTCTGGCTTGGAGTATTATACCGGGATCGATGCGCTGTGGATCAGAATAATATTTATTCTATTAGCAGTTTTCACAGGGTTTGGGTTTATAGCCTACATACTATTATGGATCTTAGTGCCTGAAGCAACTACCACATCACAAAAATTGGACATGCGCGGAGAACCTGTGAATATTAGCAACATTGAGCGCAAGGTGAAAGAGGGTTTTGATGACGTTGCCTCCAAAGTTAAAAATGTGGATTATGAAAAAATGGGCGATAAGGTAAAAAGTAGCGGCAAATCATTTGCCGATGCCCTGGGAGATATTATCATGTTTTTCTTTAAAATTATAGGTAAATTCATAGGTGTTTTACTCATCCTTATCGGAGCCACCTCCTTGATCGCAATTTTCATAGGCATGTTTACCGTAGGTATTTTGGATATGTTCCACATTCCTGGATTGGATTTTTACGATATGGTAAATTCTACCGATACTCCGGTGTGGCTTGTCTCGCTTTTAGGCCTTTTTGCCTTCGGGATACCGTTTTTCTTCCTTTTGTATTTAGGGTTAAAAATATTGGTCACCAATTTAAAGTCCATTGGCAACATTGTTAAATTTTCACTTTTGGGGCTGTGGTTGTTATCGGTAATTGGTTTAACCATACTTGGTGTTCAACAAGCTTCATCCCATGCCTTTACTGGAAGTACTTCAGCAAAAGAACAGTTATATTTTGAAAATGGGCTGGATACGCTGATGATCTCCATGAAAGCCTCAGATTTATATGAGCAGGTAGAAAATGGTGGATTCGGTGGCATGTCTGTTGCCTACAATGAAAATGGTGATCGACTTTTATATTCTGAAGATGTCCGATTCGATATAAAAAAATCAGAAGACTCTTTGGTACACATACGGGTGAGAAAAGATGCTGATGGCAGCTCCTATGAAAATGCCAGGCAAAGGGCGGATAAAATAAATTATAGCTATGCCATAAGTGGCAATAACTTATTGCTCGATAATTTCTTGACAACCTCTGTGGAAAGCAAAGTAAGGGATCAAGAGGCGTATATCACCATATTCGTGCCAATTAACACCATAGTTTCCCTAAATAAATCTACGGAATATCATATGGGATATAGTACTGAAAACGACAGGGATGTCAGCCGTAGAGATATGTACAACTACATCTGGAAAATGAACAGTAACGGCGTAATGCAATGTCTGGATTGTCCGGAAAATATGGTCGGAGAAATGAACAGAAACAAAAATGGCCACATTATTATTGATGAGAATGGCGTAGATATAGACATTAAAGATAAAAATGACAATATCAAGGTCAAGATCAATGAACAGGGAGTACAAATTAAATCCGACGATAATTAA
- a CDS encoding head GIN domain-containing protein, translating into MTTLARITIAIILALFVSSCAFDMNFGEGKKGNGIVTEDNRNVSEEFTEVAASEGLDVYVTQSNVFKIDVEADENIIDLIGTDIKNGKLTIHAIENIGRATKKIHVSLPKITGLSSSSGAELTTMNTIEAEKIYLDASSGADLEVSLMANEVNADASSGADIQIAGNANMLFADASSGADIKAKNLMTKICNADASSGADISLNVSESLTADASSGADITYTGAATVKKNKSSSGSVHKY; encoded by the coding sequence ATGACCACACTAGCAAGAATTACAATCGCAATTATTTTAGCACTCTTTGTCTCATCATGTGCCTTCGATATGAATTTTGGGGAAGGTAAAAAAGGCAATGGTATAGTTACCGAGGACAATAGGAATGTTTCTGAAGAATTTACAGAGGTTGCTGCCTCGGAAGGTTTGGATGTATATGTAACACAATCCAATGTGTTTAAAATTGATGTGGAGGCTGATGAAAATATTATAGACCTGATAGGTACAGATATAAAAAATGGCAAGCTTACCATACATGCCATAGAGAATATTGGAAGGGCAACAAAGAAAATACATGTGTCTTTACCTAAGATTACCGGTTTGTCTAGCTCCAGTGGTGCAGAATTAACAACGATGAATACCATTGAAGCTGAAAAAATATACTTAGATGCCAGTAGTGGGGCCGACTTGGAGGTTTCACTTATGGCCAATGAGGTTAATGCAGATGCCAGTAGTGGGGCCGACATCCAAATAGCCGGTAATGCAAACATGTTATTTGCAGACGCCAGTAGTGGCGCGGATATTAAGGCCAAGAATCTAATGACCAAAATTTGTAATGCCGATGCCAGTAGTGGTGCAGATATTTCATTGAATGTATCGGAATCATTAACAGCGGATGCCAGTAGCGGTGCGGATATTACCTATACGGGTGCGGCTACCGTAAAAAAAAATAAATCCTCTTCTGGAAGTGTCCATAAATACTAA
- a CDS encoding dipeptide epimerase — protein sequence MKLSLKKYVLPLKHTFSISRESHNFQDTLIACLSHHGETGYGEATSNPYYKITLESMEQEIEAIKKEIESFDFTTPEKFHAFLNTKKLSNFALCALDLAAHDLYGKLLKKPLYSIWGTDNSSYPITNYTIGLDTLEKMVEKIKEFPWPIYKIKLGTDHDVAIIRELRKHTDSIFRVDANCAWTAEETIHNAPLLKELGVEFLEQPLKADDWNGMELVSHHSVLPTIADESCIVESDVEKCGLHYNGINIKLTKCGGLTPALRMIGKGKELGLKVMVGCMTESSVGISAIAQLLPQLDYVDMDGALLLKEDIADGIKILEHGKLIFPTLGGSGITLKA from the coding sequence ATGAAGCTAAGCTTAAAAAAATATGTATTACCCCTAAAACACACCTTCAGTATTTCTAGGGAGTCACACAATTTTCAAGATACCTTGATTGCCTGTTTGTCCCACCATGGAGAAACTGGTTATGGGGAGGCAACATCCAATCCGTATTACAAGATTACCTTGGAGAGCATGGAACAAGAAATTGAGGCCATAAAAAAGGAAATTGAATCTTTTGATTTTACTACTCCTGAAAAATTCCATGCTTTTTTAAATACAAAGAAATTAAGCAATTTTGCCTTATGTGCTCTGGACTTAGCCGCCCATGACCTATATGGTAAACTACTGAAAAAACCACTATACAGTATTTGGGGAACCGATAACTCCTCCTACCCCATTACCAATTACACGATCGGATTGGATACGTTGGAAAAAATGGTTGAAAAAATTAAAGAATTTCCATGGCCCATCTACAAGATAAAACTGGGAACAGATCATGACGTTGCCATTATACGGGAATTAAGAAAACATACCGATTCCATTTTTCGGGTAGATGCCAATTGTGCATGGACGGCTGAAGAGACCATCCATAACGCCCCTTTACTTAAAGAGCTGGGCGTAGAATTTTTGGAACAACCATTAAAGGCCGATGATTGGAACGGCATGGAACTAGTATCCCACCACAGTGTGCTGCCTACCATTGCAGATGAAAGTTGTATTGTAGAATCTGATGTTGAAAAGTGTGGGTTACATTATAATGGCATCAATATAAAACTCACCAAATGTGGGGGCCTCACTCCTGCCCTGAGAATGATTGGCAAGGGCAAGGAGTTGGGGCTAAAGGTAATGGTGGGGTGCATGACCGAATCCTCTGTAGGTATCTCCGCAATTGCCCAACTCTTACCTCAGTTGGATTATGTGGATATGGACGGGGCATTACTATTGAAAGAGGATATTGCAGATGGAATAAAAATATTGGAGCATGGAAAACTTATTTTCCCCACCTTGGGTGGAAGCGGTATAACCCTAAAAGCATGA